A genomic segment from Cumulibacter soli encodes:
- a CDS encoding MFS transporter, translated as MPSESAAPSARRWLILAIGVLAQTSACAFVYGIPLLVPVLRDSLHLDLATAGVYVALPTFGLLLTLIAWGAAADRYGERIVMSSGMAITAVAVAAAAWIDTPGGALMTLLVVGGAGAGCVFAASGRMIMGWFPRTERGLAMGIRQTAQPLGVALAGFALPSLALAHGVFASLLLPAALCLLSAVLVATCAPDPPRPPRSQMVGTPSPYRTPHLWRIHATSALLVVPQFAIGAFAAEYLVREQGWSATSAGAFVATVQIAGAASRIGAGWWSDRVGSRLRPTRQLAISVTIVMLVFALGDALAAPLAIAMLVVGGILSVADNGLAFTAVAEVAGVAWSGRAMGIQNTGQNLLSSGTPIALGALIGSTGYAAGFAIAALAPFAAIFVVPVRDEGPPTW; from the coding sequence ATGCCCTCCGAATCCGCCGCCCCGTCCGCACGTCGCTGGCTCATCCTGGCGATCGGGGTGCTGGCACAGACGTCGGCCTGCGCCTTCGTATACGGCATTCCGCTGCTGGTGCCGGTGCTGCGCGATTCGCTGCACCTCGACCTCGCGACCGCTGGGGTGTACGTCGCGCTACCGACATTCGGTTTACTGCTGACGTTGATCGCGTGGGGTGCTGCCGCCGACCGGTACGGCGAACGCATCGTGATGTCCTCAGGCATGGCGATTACCGCGGTCGCCGTTGCGGCGGCCGCGTGGATCGACACTCCCGGTGGCGCGCTGATGACACTGCTGGTCGTCGGAGGCGCTGGTGCGGGGTGCGTCTTCGCGGCCAGTGGCCGCATGATCATGGGGTGGTTTCCGCGCACCGAGCGCGGGCTGGCCATGGGAATCCGGCAGACAGCCCAGCCCTTGGGCGTGGCGTTGGCGGGTTTCGCGCTACCGTCGCTCGCGCTCGCGCACGGCGTGTTCGCTTCGTTGCTGCTGCCCGCAGCGTTGTGCCTGCTGTCGGCCGTTTTGGTCGCGACGTGCGCACCCGACCCGCCGCGTCCACCGCGCTCGCAAATGGTCGGTACGCCGTCGCCGTACCGCACACCTCACCTATGGCGGATTCATGCCACCAGCGCGCTGTTGGTGGTGCCGCAGTTCGCGATCGGCGCGTTCGCAGCCGAGTACTTGGTGCGCGAACAGGGCTGGAGTGCGACATCGGCCGGCGCGTTCGTCGCGACCGTGCAGATCGCGGGTGCAGCCAGCCGCATCGGCGCCGGCTGGTGGTCCGACCGCGTCGGGTCCCGGTTACGACCCACCCGTCAACTCGCGATCAGCGTGACTATCGTGATGCTGGTCTTCGCGCTCGGTGACGCGCTCGCCGCTCCGCTGGCAATCGCGATGCTGGTCGTCGGCGGCATCCTGAGCGTCGCCGACAACGGCCTCGCGTTCACCGCTGTCGCGGAGGTGGCCGGCGTCGCGTGGTCAGGACGCGCGATGGGGATTCAGAACACCGGCCAAAACCTGCTCAGCTCCGGCACCCCGATCGCGCTCGGCGCGTTGATCGGTTCAACCGGGTACGCCGCCGGTTTCGCAATCGCCGCGCTCGCGCCGTTCGCGGCTATCTTCGTGGTGCCAGTGCGCGATGAAGGTCCGCCGACCTGGTGA
- a CDS encoding MFS transporter, whose amino-acid sequence MRGLYFAAAAMMAGVSSVFALLAELEHRYALGPGSLGWIAGTAFLAALCVQLTLARYADRGYGMLLLRVGLGLSVVGLLWFAAATELWQFIVARAMLGASVGIVVPAARRAIVVTAGVDLGRRLGTFYAAYLSGFVFGPPLAGLLTTIADVRLPFVVLGLVVALSATSLRGLRVDEPLGEEESEQPRSGVLRRLLRSRTMIAALLVVMAFRYSVGAFEPMWAVFFDELGASTMLITISMTLFALPMLVVARWAGGVTDRNGARFVSMSAAAITAPAMMSYGVIGVIWIIILISILHGIMEALLNPGSQVAIAEAAPKRDTASAQGLAEAAGSVAAGVGAFAAAPSLAAWGAEWAWAAAGAVMALLLAISYVLDPPRHKRTKAAASAS is encoded by the coding sequence GTGAGAGGCCTCTACTTCGCCGCCGCTGCGATGATGGCCGGCGTCAGCTCGGTCTTCGCGCTGCTCGCGGAGTTGGAGCATCGCTATGCGCTTGGCCCGGGAAGTTTGGGCTGGATCGCCGGGACGGCGTTCCTCGCGGCACTATGCGTGCAGTTGACGCTCGCGCGGTACGCCGACCGCGGGTACGGCATGCTGCTGCTTCGCGTGGGTCTAGGACTGTCCGTAGTTGGGTTGCTGTGGTTCGCGGCCGCGACCGAACTATGGCAGTTCATCGTCGCGCGAGCCATGCTCGGTGCCTCGGTCGGCATCGTCGTCCCCGCGGCGAGACGCGCGATTGTGGTCACCGCCGGAGTGGATCTGGGCCGCAGGCTTGGCACGTTCTACGCCGCTTACCTGTCCGGGTTTGTGTTCGGCCCGCCGCTGGCGGGACTGCTGACCACGATCGCCGACGTGCGGCTGCCGTTCGTCGTTCTCGGTCTCGTCGTCGCCCTCAGCGCCACGTCGCTGCGCGGCCTGAGGGTCGATGAACCTCTCGGTGAGGAAGAATCGGAACAGCCGCGTTCGGGAGTGCTACGTAGGTTGTTGCGTAGCCGCACCATGATCGCCGCGCTACTTGTGGTGATGGCGTTCAGGTACTCGGTTGGCGCCTTTGAGCCGATGTGGGCGGTGTTCTTCGATGAGCTGGGCGCCTCGACGATGCTCATCACTATCTCGATGACCCTGTTCGCCCTGCCGATGCTGGTAGTGGCGCGTTGGGCGGGCGGTGTTACCGATCGCAACGGGGCGCGGTTCGTGTCAATGTCCGCTGCGGCGATCACGGCGCCGGCGATGATGAGTTACGGCGTGATCGGCGTCATCTGGATCATCATCCTCATCTCGATCCTGCACGGGATCATGGAAGCGCTACTCAACCCCGGTAGCCAAGTAGCGATCGCCGAGGCCGCGCCCAAACGGGACACCGCGTCGGCGCAAGGGCTCGCCGAGGCCGCGGGCTCGGTGGCGGCGGGCGTCGGCGCTTTCGCGGCGGCGCCTTCGTTGGCTGCATGGGGAGCTGAGTGGGCATGGGCCGCTGCGGGTGCGGTGATGGCGCTCCTGCTGGCGATCAGTTATGTATTAGACCCGCCGCGGCACAAACGGACGAAGGCTGCGGCGAGCGCGAGTTGA
- a CDS encoding enoyl-CoA hydratase/isomerase family protein yields MTDEVLYQVADGVATITLNAPERMNTISGTMLAAISERLIEADRDAQARCIVLTGSGRAFCAGLDLQAQSKTESGGLGNLSTGSGAPGELEMRTAPPNVLHNVDTPTIAVVNGGAAGYGLDLALGCDFRIAADSAKLNTGFAKRGILPESGGTWLLPRMIGYAKAAEIAFRGKTLTAAEALELGIVNHVVPAGELAEFAGGIAAEIAANAPLAVRAIKRMMRAAETETFEQNVHHVYLQLLPLLGTEDFKEGVAAFLQKRDPEFKGR; encoded by the coding sequence ATGACGGATGAAGTGCTTTACCAGGTAGCCGATGGCGTCGCGACGATTACGTTGAACGCTCCCGAACGAATGAACACGATCTCGGGCACGATGCTCGCCGCGATTTCCGAACGTCTCATCGAGGCCGATCGCGATGCGCAGGCGCGCTGCATCGTGCTGACCGGGTCCGGGCGCGCGTTCTGTGCGGGTCTTGATCTGCAGGCCCAATCGAAGACCGAATCAGGCGGTCTCGGAAATCTGAGTACGGGCTCGGGTGCTCCGGGCGAGTTGGAGATGCGTACCGCTCCGCCGAACGTGCTGCACAACGTGGACACACCCACTATCGCGGTCGTTAATGGCGGTGCGGCCGGATACGGCCTAGACCTCGCCCTTGGCTGCGACTTCAGGATCGCCGCCGACTCGGCGAAACTCAACACCGGGTTCGCCAAGCGGGGGATCTTGCCGGAGAGCGGCGGTACCTGGCTGCTCCCGCGGATGATCGGCTACGCGAAGGCTGCCGAGATTGCATTCCGGGGAAAGACGCTGACCGCTGCCGAGGCGCTCGAGTTAGGGATCGTCAACCACGTCGTACCCGCCGGTGAGCTGGCTGAGTTCGCCGGCGGTATCGCCGCTGAGATCGCCGCGAACGCTCCGCTCGCGGTGCGCGCAATCAAACGAATGATGCGTGCCGCCGAGACTGAAACGTTTGAGCAGAACGTGCACCACGTGTACCTCCAACTGCTGCCGTTGTTAGGAACCGAGGACTTCAAGGAAGGCGTCGCAGCGTTCCTGCAGAAGCGTGATCCGGAGTTCAAAGGCCGCTAA
- a CDS encoding serine hydrolase domain-containing protein, with the protein MAQVSGTYDPKFQSVADTLSGLIDSGQDVGASVAIVIEGKPIVDIWAGWMDQEKTRPWERDTITNVWSTTKTVSALAGLMLIDRGLIHEDDPVAKHWPEFAANGKENVTIGHVLSHTSGVPVWEKPITLEEVYDWTTATEKLAGQAPWWEPGTASGYQAMNYGHFIGEVVRRVTGKPLAQFVAEEISGPLNADFQIGAARADYDRISPVISPPPPEPVPGLDPNSVMARAAGSPLIKAGYSKGDAWRGADISAANGHTNARGIARVQSVVSNGGEVDGVRLLSPDTISRIFREYSNGDDLVLGRWVRFGLGYALQSSDIPYIPQEGVAFWGGWGGSLVVNDIDRKSTISFMMNKMNAGTLGNPSSQAIFEAAYDALS; encoded by the coding sequence ATGGCACAGGTCAGCGGCACGTACGACCCGAAATTTCAGAGCGTCGCGGACACGCTCTCCGGACTCATCGACTCCGGGCAGGACGTCGGCGCCTCGGTCGCCATCGTGATCGAGGGCAAACCGATTGTCGATATCTGGGCCGGCTGGATGGATCAGGAAAAGACCCGGCCGTGGGAAAGGGACACGATCACCAACGTGTGGTCGACCACGAAGACCGTCTCGGCCCTCGCCGGTCTGATGCTCATCGATCGCGGTCTCATCCATGAAGACGATCCGGTCGCCAAGCACTGGCCTGAGTTCGCTGCCAACGGTAAAGAGAACGTCACCATCGGACACGTCCTGTCCCACACCAGCGGCGTACCGGTATGGGAGAAGCCCATCACGCTCGAGGAGGTGTACGACTGGACGACCGCCACCGAAAAGTTGGCCGGCCAAGCGCCATGGTGGGAGCCGGGTACCGCCTCGGGTTACCAGGCGATGAACTACGGCCATTTCATCGGTGAGGTCGTGCGGCGGGTCACCGGAAAGCCATTAGCCCAATTCGTCGCCGAGGAAATCTCCGGCCCGTTGAATGCCGACTTCCAGATTGGCGCTGCACGGGCAGACTACGACCGGATCTCCCCGGTCATCTCTCCTCCGCCACCGGAGCCCGTCCCTGGCCTCGACCCGAACAGTGTGATGGCTCGCGCGGCAGGCAGTCCGCTGATCAAAGCCGGATATTCAAAGGGGGACGCCTGGCGCGGGGCCGACATCAGCGCCGCGAATGGGCATACCAATGCCCGCGGAATCGCACGCGTGCAATCGGTCGTCTCCAACGGCGGCGAGGTCGATGGGGTCCGGTTGCTATCGCCCGACACGATCTCGCGGATCTTCCGCGAATACTCCAACGGCGACGATCTAGTCCTCGGACGTTGGGTGCGGTTCGGTCTCGGCTATGCACTACAGTCCAGCGACATTCCCTATATACCTCAGGAAGGCGTCGCATTCTGGGGCGGATGGGGCGGATCTCTCGTGGTCAACGATATCGATCGCAAGAGCACTATCTCCTTCATGATGAACAAGATGAACGCCGGAACGCTAGGCAATCCCTCCTCGCAAGCGATCTTCGAGGCGGCGTACGACGCACTTAGCTAA
- a CDS encoding VaFE repeat-containing surface-anchored protein yields MRILRSILTLAAACACALLPTAAFAEPNDDPPTFIAGDIEAEGLQLKLPGQPAFGTFTYAATSADGEHITGYCIDLDANYHPGAALTESDWSTPSAITQHADKINWLLHQSYPFVPLAQIWPGAGFNNGLSEAEAVTATQAAVWHYSNGLDLTEAHIVGTATERQDVLALYGHLTGPANTGQPQIPTGTLSLTADGTGGVSGTLIGPVTLDASEPTTLTLDGPPGGVELVDADGAPLDTETMATDFYLDVPLDTPAGSVMVTASATTHAQTSRLFMPTGAQPATQPLVAASLTSYPMHATITIPWTPAPALITSATDAEDGDQRVRPGGTVHDQVAYSDFVPGTEYTLVGELIDVDTGESTGASGSTTFTPTSEAGSTQVTIPVPHDAVPGTQLVVFERAYDAEGNLVAEHTDIAAVSQTVTIDTPLPVPPPDSPAPVTPESVTPEPVTPEPVTPEPVAPQPDTGEQVTPEPVLPEPAAVIEHGTDTAVEMSAEEDQLAETGTSLGPWILLSGTALLVGAGTMVLARRAR; encoded by the coding sequence ATGCGAATTCTTCGATCCATTCTCACCCTTGCCGCGGCATGCGCTTGTGCGCTGCTCCCCACGGCAGCATTCGCCGAGCCCAACGATGATCCCCCAACGTTCATCGCCGGCGACATCGAAGCCGAGGGGCTGCAACTGAAGCTGCCGGGCCAACCCGCCTTCGGCACGTTCACCTACGCCGCAACGTCCGCGGACGGAGAGCACATCACCGGATACTGCATCGATCTCGATGCGAACTATCACCCCGGCGCCGCCCTCACCGAGTCCGACTGGTCCACACCGTCGGCGATTACGCAGCACGCAGACAAGATCAACTGGCTACTGCATCAAAGCTATCCATTCGTCCCGCTCGCGCAGATCTGGCCGGGCGCCGGATTCAACAACGGGCTCTCGGAAGCTGAGGCAGTGACAGCGACGCAGGCGGCCGTGTGGCACTACTCGAACGGGCTCGACCTCACCGAAGCGCACATCGTCGGCACGGCGACCGAACGCCAAGACGTGCTGGCGCTCTACGGGCACCTCACGGGTCCAGCGAACACCGGCCAACCACAGATACCAACCGGCACACTGTCGCTCACCGCTGATGGCACCGGCGGTGTTTCCGGCACCTTGATCGGGCCGGTCACCCTCGATGCGTCAGAACCGACCACGCTCACCCTCGACGGTCCGCCCGGCGGCGTAGAACTTGTCGATGCCGACGGCGCACCGCTGGACACCGAGACGATGGCGACCGATTTCTACCTCGATGTCCCGCTCGACACCCCTGCCGGGTCGGTGATGGTCACCGCCAGCGCAACCACACACGCGCAGACCAGCAGGCTATTCATGCCGACCGGCGCGCAGCCGGCTACCCAACCGCTCGTGGCCGCATCACTGACCAGTTATCCCATGCATGCCACGATCACGATTCCGTGGACGCCAGCGCCCGCATTGATCACCAGCGCGACCGACGCGGAGGACGGAGACCAGCGGGTGCGCCCGGGAGGAACGGTGCACGATCAGGTTGCATACAGCGATTTTGTCCCAGGCACCGAATACACCCTGGTCGGCGAACTCATCGACGTCGACACCGGTGAATCGACCGGCGCCAGCGGATCAACTACGTTCACGCCGACATCAGAGGCTGGTTCGACGCAGGTCACGATCCCGGTACCGCACGATGCCGTCCCGGGCACACAGTTGGTCGTGTTCGAGCGGGCATACGACGCCGAAGGCAACCTGGTCGCCGAACATACCGACATCGCAGCCGTCTCCCAAACGGTCACGATTGACACTCCGCTGCCTGTACCGCCCCCGGACTCTCCGGCGCCCGTCACGCCCGAGTCCGTCACACCTGAGCCCGTCACACCGGAGCCAGTCACACCGGAGCCAGTCGCGCCGCAACCGGACACCGGCGAGCAAGTCACACCCGAGCCAGTCCTACCTGAACCGGCCGCGGTGATCGAACACGGCACGGATACGGCTGTCGAGATGAGCGCCGAGGAAGATCAACTCGCCGAGACCGGCACAAGCCTCGGCCCCTGGATCCTGCTATCGGGCACCGCGCTGCTGGTAGGTGCCGGCACGATGGTGCTGGCCCGGCGCGCCCGATGA
- a CDS encoding MaoC family dehydratase yields MTDAPETAFTPEAHRFAESSYFEDLSLGQRFYIPSRTQTPALFSAFQLASGDNHPIHYDRPYCQARGHRDMLAHGLQVAIQAAAGAGVFPHVLGDSLIAFIEQSSKFRAPVYAEDTLYPMLEITALEPGRTTGVVVVAVTIHNQDGVLVMDGEHKYLVRRRPDAAAGD; encoded by the coding sequence ATGACCGACGCACCCGAGACCGCCTTCACGCCGGAGGCGCATCGATTCGCAGAATCGAGTTATTTCGAGGATCTATCCCTCGGCCAGCGATTCTACATACCCTCGCGCACGCAGACCCCGGCGTTATTCAGCGCCTTTCAACTCGCCAGCGGCGACAATCATCCGATCCACTACGACCGCCCGTACTGCCAGGCGCGCGGTCACCGTGACATGCTCGCGCACGGACTGCAGGTCGCGATCCAGGCAGCGGCAGGCGCTGGCGTGTTCCCGCATGTCCTAGGCGACTCATTGATCGCATTCATCGAGCAGTCCTCGAAATTCCGCGCACCGGTGTACGCCGAAGACACCCTGTACCCGATGTTGGAAATCACCGCGTTGGAGCCCGGACGTACGACCGGCGTAGTGGTTGTTGCGGTCACCATCCACAACCAAGACGGCGTCCTAGTCATGGATGGTGAGCACAAGTACCTCGTGCGCCGTCGGCCCGACGCAGCTGCCGGCGACTAG
- a CDS encoding MFS transporter, whose amino-acid sequence MSVPADVAGEQYTDAKYDAKHRQATRKIFRYLMPILLFAYFMAFVDRTNVGLAKERMEVDVGLSATAYGLGAGLFFITYALLEVPSNLMLHKIGARVWIARIAITWGLISSAMMFVSGPVSFYVLRMLLGAAEAGLFPGIMYLITVWFAQKDRAKAVGIVLLAAVAALMIANPIGGGLMLLDGAGGLHGWQWMFLIEGIPPVLIGIYILFRLPNGPRDARFLDEEEKAIVLARVAPPDDGSGESVGMILRTVSRQPFLLLIAAIYFINQIVTYGVVFFVPSIVESMGVDGSFVIGLVSAVAYIGSFVGAIVVPRINTRINRPAAIIVVLTVVLAVLTVPFLTIDNAVIQMILLVVMGFCITGVQPLYWSLAMGRVLGAQAAAGLALVNTIGLVGGFVGPYLFGISEGVTGSPLSGMAVVGVLSAVAVVIVLPLTRALRRHDAKTGAMLEV is encoded by the coding sequence GTGAGCGTGCCTGCTGACGTGGCCGGTGAGCAGTACACGGACGCGAAGTACGACGCCAAGCACCGACAGGCCACCAGGAAGATCTTCCGGTACCTGATGCCGATCCTGCTCTTCGCCTACTTCATGGCGTTCGTCGATCGGACCAACGTGGGTCTGGCGAAAGAGCGGATGGAAGTAGACGTCGGCCTCAGCGCGACCGCATACGGTCTGGGCGCCGGACTGTTTTTCATCACCTATGCGCTGCTGGAAGTCCCTAGCAACCTCATGCTGCACAAGATTGGCGCGCGAGTGTGGATCGCGCGGATCGCGATCACTTGGGGACTGATTTCGTCAGCGATGATGTTCGTCAGCGGCCCGGTTTCTTTCTATGTGCTGCGGATGCTGCTTGGTGCGGCCGAAGCGGGTCTGTTCCCCGGGATCATGTACCTGATCACTGTTTGGTTCGCACAGAAGGATCGCGCGAAGGCGGTGGGCATCGTCCTGCTCGCGGCGGTCGCCGCGTTGATGATCGCAAACCCCATCGGCGGTGGACTGATGCTGCTCGACGGCGCTGGGGGTCTACACGGCTGGCAATGGATGTTCCTGATCGAGGGCATCCCGCCGGTGCTCATCGGCATCTACATCCTGTTCCGGCTACCGAACGGACCGCGTGATGCCCGGTTCCTGGACGAGGAGGAAAAGGCGATCGTGTTGGCGCGGGTCGCCCCACCGGACGATGGGTCGGGCGAGAGCGTCGGCATGATCCTGCGCACCGTGAGCAGGCAGCCTTTCCTGCTGCTTATTGCGGCGATCTACTTCATCAACCAAATCGTCACGTACGGCGTGGTGTTCTTCGTGCCGTCGATCGTCGAGTCAATGGGCGTCGACGGGTCGTTTGTGATCGGCCTTGTCTCCGCCGTGGCATACATCGGGTCGTTCGTCGGCGCGATCGTCGTACCGCGGATCAACACCCGGATCAACCGCCCTGCAGCGATCATCGTGGTGCTCACCGTTGTGCTGGCGGTGCTCACCGTCCCCTTCTTGACCATCGATAACGCGGTCATCCAGATGATCCTGCTGGTCGTCATGGGGTTCTGTATCACCGGCGTGCAGCCGTTGTACTGGTCGTTGGCGATGGGGCGCGTGCTCGGCGCGCAGGCCGCCGCGGGTCTGGCGCTGGTGAACACGATCGGACTCGTCGGGGGGTTTGTCGGCCCGTACCTGTTCGGCATCTCCGAAGGCGTGACCGGATCACCGTTGAGCGGGATGGCCGTGGTGGGCGTGCTGTCGGCAGTCGCCGTGGTCATCGTGCTCCCCCTGACGAGGGCGTTGCGACGACACGACGCCAAGACCGGCGCGATGTTGGAGGTCTAG
- a CDS encoding ubiquinol-cytochrome c reductase iron-sulfur subunit — translation MPGTTDPTVSIIGTKTRRSFMVGTTALAATAALAACTQQGGGPKRDELKPGELIGNLDQVALGNGKVFPEASVVVTQPSEGEYVALSAICTHQSCTLREVNSGEIYCGCHGSKFDLQGKVLQGPATEDLPSAEIEIKDGKIYAA, via the coding sequence ATGCCAGGAACGACCGACCCAACAGTGAGCATCATCGGCACGAAGACCCGTCGCTCGTTCATGGTTGGCACCACCGCGCTCGCGGCAACGGCGGCACTTGCCGCATGCACCCAGCAGGGCGGCGGACCCAAACGCGATGAGCTCAAACCAGGCGAGCTGATCGGCAATCTCGATCAGGTCGCCCTCGGTAACGGGAAGGTATTTCCGGAGGCCAGCGTCGTCGTCACCCAACCCAGTGAGGGCGAGTACGTGGCGCTATCGGCGATCTGCACGCATCAGTCCTGCACGTTGCGCGAGGTCAATAGCGGCGAAATCTACTGCGGATGCCACGGATCAAAGTTCGACCTGCAAGGCAAGGTTCTGCAAGGTCCCGCGACCGAGGATCTGCCTTCGGCCGAGATCGAAATCAAGGACGGAAAGATCTACGCCGCCTGA
- the ligD gene encoding non-homologous end-joining DNA ligase: protein MASNSDPAATVIDGRTLRLTSLHKVMYPLAGTTKQEVLSYYAAVAPHLVRHARMRPATRKRYVDGVGTHATPGKVFFEKNLGSGVPKWVQRVEMQHSDRGVTYPLLNDASTVVWCAQMGALELHVPQWSFVDSESGAGPESGSGVGAEPRSGAGAGPESGWVPANPDRLVLDLDPGPGADLDACVEVALLCRAILDEVGLPSVPVTSGSKGIHLYAQLDGAQTSEQASSFAHTLALALEADHPKLIVSDMKKSLRGGKVLLDWSQNNAAKTTVAPYSLRGTQRPQVACPRRWEEIVPGLRQLELYEVIERLDSDGDPMLELAPSPENVRTTAQRPRWFGTRAAASSGELRPMQARTGTPAQVRGEDWAYEVKWDGYRAVVRLRDGKITLTSRNGIDLTDKFAELQAATSAIGVESCVLDGEIVAVDERGRPRFDLLQDGAGTLQLMLFDLLEIDGVSTLNHPYTQRRAALEAVITDTPAVHVPPVLGGSIEDALATSRSLQLEGIVAKRVESKYLPGERSISWVKIKHVRSQEVVVIGWLPGRGNRKATVGSLLLAVPIEGELTYVGKVGSGFTDRALVDALARLGEIEVPRPQVDGVPLADSEGVRWVDPVYVGEVDYAHWTDSRRLRHAVWKGWRPDKNAAEVRIEDDG from the coding sequence ATGGCCAGCAACAGTGATCCCGCAGCAACCGTGATCGACGGACGGACCCTGCGCCTGACCAGCTTGCACAAGGTCATGTACCCGCTGGCCGGCACGACGAAGCAGGAGGTGCTGTCGTACTACGCCGCGGTAGCGCCCCATCTCGTGCGGCACGCACGGATGCGTCCGGCCACGCGCAAGCGCTACGTCGACGGAGTAGGGACGCACGCTACGCCGGGCAAGGTGTTCTTCGAAAAGAATCTCGGCAGTGGCGTTCCCAAGTGGGTGCAACGGGTGGAAATGCAGCATTCGGACCGCGGCGTCACCTACCCGCTGCTCAACGATGCATCAACCGTCGTGTGGTGCGCCCAGATGGGTGCGTTGGAACTGCACGTGCCGCAGTGGTCCTTCGTCGATTCAGAATCCGGCGCCGGCCCTGAGTCTGGATCCGGTGTCGGCGCCGAGCCTCGGTCCGGTGCGGGCGCTGGGCCGGAATCCGGCTGGGTACCAGCAAATCCGGACCGGCTGGTGCTGGACCTCGATCCGGGGCCCGGGGCTGACCTGGACGCGTGCGTGGAGGTCGCGCTGCTGTGCCGGGCGATCCTTGATGAAGTCGGACTGCCCAGCGTTCCGGTGACCTCGGGAAGTAAGGGGATCCATTTGTACGCGCAACTCGATGGGGCGCAGACCTCCGAGCAGGCGTCCTCCTTCGCGCACACGTTGGCGTTAGCTCTGGAGGCAGACCACCCCAAGCTGATTGTCAGCGATATGAAGAAATCCCTTCGCGGTGGAAAGGTGCTGCTGGACTGGTCACAGAACAACGCGGCAAAGACGACCGTCGCGCCGTACTCGCTACGTGGAACTCAGCGCCCGCAGGTCGCGTGCCCGCGGCGGTGGGAGGAGATCGTTCCCGGTCTGCGGCAACTGGAACTGTACGAGGTGATCGAACGGCTCGACTCTGATGGTGACCCGATGCTGGAATTGGCGCCGTCGCCCGAGAATGTCCGCACGACCGCGCAGCGCCCGCGGTGGTTTGGTACACGCGCGGCGGCTTCATCCGGTGAACTGCGTCCGATGCAGGCGCGGACCGGGACCCCCGCACAGGTGCGCGGGGAGGATTGGGCCTATGAGGTCAAGTGGGACGGATATCGTGCCGTGGTGCGGCTACGCGACGGGAAAATTACCCTGACGAGCCGCAACGGTATCGATCTGACTGACAAATTCGCCGAGCTTCAGGCTGCAACATCGGCGATTGGCGTTGAGTCATGCGTGCTGGACGGCGAGATCGTCGCGGTAGATGAGCGCGGGCGACCGCGGTTCGACCTGCTGCAGGACGGCGCCGGGACGCTACAACTGATGTTGTTCGACCTGCTGGAAATCGATGGGGTGTCGACGCTGAATCATCCCTACACGCAGCGACGCGCGGCGCTCGAAGCGGTGATCACTGATACGCCTGCGGTGCACGTTCCGCCCGTGTTGGGCGGCTCGATCGAAGACGCGTTGGCTACCAGTCGGTCGTTGCAACTGGAGGGAATCGTCGCGAAGCGAGTGGAGAGCAAGTACCTCCCCGGAGAGCGGTCAATTTCCTGGGTGAAAATCAAGCACGTCCGTAGCCAGGAGGTCGTTGTTATCGGGTGGCTACCCGGTCGCGGTAACCGCAAGGCAACGGTGGGGTCCTTGCTGCTGGCAGTTCCGATCGAGGGGGAACTGACCTATGTCGGCAAAGTAGGTAGCGGCTTTACGGATCGCGCACTGGTCGACGCGCTAGCCAGGCTCGGTGAGATCGAGGTGCCGCGGCCGCAGGTCGACGGCGTACCGCTCGCTGATTCTGAGGGTGTGCGGTGGGTCGATCCGGTCTATGTCGGCGAAGTGGATTATGCGCACTGGACCGATTCACGGCGGTTGCGGCACGCGGTGTGGAAGGGCTGGCGGCCGGACAAGAATGCCGCCGAGGTCCGCATCGAGGATGACGGCTGA